The Miscanthus floridulus cultivar M001 chromosome 6, ASM1932011v1, whole genome shotgun sequence genomic interval TCGAGTCTACTGTTCCATGTGAGGAGCGGACGGCCCGACGTACGTCCGGACGCGTCCCTGAATCCGGGCATCCGGACGCTAGGAGCGTTGGAGAAAaagtgggggggggggagagaataGATGTGTTGGATTGCGCCACAACACTGAGAGTGCCGTGCAAATAATTGACAATAAAAATAACTAACGGCAACCGTGTTTCCGTTTGCTTCGTCGGGTCACCTTCCGCGGTGCGTGCGTACGCGGTCGTCTCCATCCGACCCAACTCCATCtcgtctccctccctctcctcccccGATCATCCAAAACCAGACCAGAATAACAAATCTCCCCCATCGATCCTAACTCCCCCACCCGATCCCCTCGCTCGGCTGTTGCCTCAACCCAAAGCCGCGCCTTCCAACGAGAttcctcccctcctctctctccaatAACGCTAGCCGCCTCCGCCGCCAGCGACGAATCCGGTAAGCCTCCTCGCTTCTGCTAGATACACCGATCCCAGATCGGTGCGCCCCGCGATTAGGGAGAGGGTCGATTGCGATCCGGCGTTCCTCTGCCTTAGGTCATCGCAGTCGATTAGTCGGCGGTCTCTGCTCGGATCAGGCACCCGCTGCGCATAGGTGGGGGCTCCACCGTGGACAAGCTTTCCTTTTCCACTTTCAGTTATTTTTGGGTAGTGCTTGCAAATGCTACTTGATGAGTTCCTCTCGAATTAGCTTGTGAAATGACGTTGTTCCAGCTGTTGTTTTGCCTCGCAGGCGTTGAGTTTCTGTTGCCAGTGTAGCCATGTCCATGTTCAATAGGATCTTCGGGAAGCCCAAGGAGCAGGCCAACTCCAATGCCTTGGCCACTCTCGACAAGTTAAATGAGGTGACCTTTCTGTCTTCTTTATTTATTTCCTGGCGTATGATTACCTTGTCTCACTTCTATTAAGGTGTTTTTTGGGCACGTTTGATGTTCTCTTATTTTGGCTGCCTAAATATAATTGCGACCTCAGATTATCCTTCATTTTGAATTGAACTGTTAAGGTTTAACCAAAATATGACATCACTTGTTGCCTGATCACGCATGCATGACAAAAATTTCCACCCTTCTACTTTAGTGTCTTTTGTTTTATTTTGGAACAAGTTCTACTTTAGTGTATTGGAACTCTCACATTTTGTTAACTTCATCTCAACTTATAGGAtgcttaagttcttcccatggcatTTGCAAGCTCCATCTATTTATGATCAATATCTTTATAGGCTGATCATTCTTTGATTTGCTTTATTTGCTCCTGAAGTTCTAATGTTTTGCTTATTAGGAAGGGATCGTTAACACTTTATATATGTTTAACCAACTAATGGACTATGCTCTTGTTATAGCTGACAATTTGGCACATGTAATGCCTATGCCACAGTAAATTAGAAAGTTCTAAAAGCTTCTTTGTTTATATTCAGACACTTGATATGctggagaagaaagaaaaggtgcTGGAGAAAAAAGCAGCCGCTGAGCTTGAGAGAGCCAAGGAGTTCTCAAAAGCTAAGAATAAAAGAGGTATCATAAACCACAATAGTGCAATTTGAAATGTATACTTGTGCTCTGGCAGTATGATTGGAGACTACATGCTTTTGTTAAGTAATCTGAATCTCCTTGGTGCACATGCTGCACTCCAAGCGTATCCATCATATTTTGTGTATTTGTGCATATAAATTTCTTTGGTGCACGTATTATTTTGACACAGTTACTGTGCTTATCATTATTAGTGTTGTGTCACCATATTGACATAGTATTTTACCGAAACAAATTTAGCTTATCCATCGTTTTTGTGTATATAAATTTCGTCGGTGCATGGTGCAGTGGATCAACAAATATGTGGGTATTTCTTTTGACACAGTTATTGTGCTTATCATTGTTCCTTAGTATTGTTTCACCATGTTGACATAGTATTTTATCAAAACAAGTTTAGGTTTGTATGCACCTGTAATGTAATAGATCCACATAGAATGCAAACTCCATGCAACATTATTTGTAGAGCAATTTTCAACATCTTTGACTTGAAGGCCTCATGATCATAACGTTATTTAGCTAATACAGCTTATGTTCGCTTTATTTTCCCTCTTTTTTGGCTTCCATGTAAACTAATGTTGACCATCTTTAAATGCTACCAACTTCCTTTCCTATGCAATGGAAACTGGATTTATAGAAACTTGTGCTAATACAAATAAACTTCCTCTTAACAGCGGCTATCCAATCCTTGAAGAGGAAAAAACTTTATGAGCAACAAATTGAGCAGCTCGGAAATTTTCAGTTGAGAATCCATGATCAGGTATATTCGCACTCAAACATTGAGCTTTTGGGTTTACTGTACGCTGTGTGTTAACTGTATAACCCATTTTGTATACAGATGATCATGTTAGAAGCAGCTAAAGCTACAACAGAGACGGTTGATGCATTGAGAACTGGAGCTGCAGCTATGAAAGCAATGCAAAAAGCAACGTTAGTATTAATATTGAGTCCATTTTAGGATTTATGCACCTAGTCGTTCAAGGTCTCAAAATGATTATTTACCATGCCCCTGCAGAAACATTGATGATGTCGACAAGACCATGGATGAAATTAACGAACAGACTGAAAATATGAAACAAATTCAAGATGCTTTGTCAGCTCCTCTTGGAGCTTCTGCTGATTTCGACGAGGTAATTCACTGTGGGCATTTAAGATTTGCAACCTTGCAGTGCATAGTTTTCTCTGACACACTTAGCACCCATTGCACTGAAAAAACTTACAGGATGAACTGGAAGCGGAACTTGAAGAACTGGAGGGAGCAGAGTTGGAATCTCAGCTTCTGGAGCCTGTTGCAGCTCCTCCGGTGCATCCAGTGTATGTTCCAGCCAACAAGCAACCAGCTCGCCCTGCTCCACAGAAAACTACAGCTGAAGATGATGAGCTTGCTGCACTGCAAGCTGAAATGGCATTGTGATCAGGTTAATGTTTGATCCATTTGTACATCTTAATGTGTATTTGATGTTCCTTTCATGGGACTTATTCACTAGTATCTGTTAGCTAAATCTAATAATGCTGTGTCCAACCGGTTGTACGGTTGTCAGCAGTACATATATTTGTTAATGATCCAATGTAAAAGTGTGCATATATTTACTACCTCCATTCCagattataagatgttttggcttttctagatacatagcttttgctatgcacttagatatacactatgtctaaataTATAGCAAAAGCAATGTGGAGTaggtatctagaaaagtcaaaacatcttataattttggaatagagggagtagctTTTAAATTATTCTACACTGTTTTATTCcttcatttatttattttttgttttcgaCTGTTTAGGCTCAGTTTTAGCTCCTAAGATATTCTAATGCATTAGGACGATAGAAATATTCTGTCACTGGAACACTGCATGATGAAATAATGTACTCCCCTCCCTCTGTTTGAAATTACAAGCTTATTTCGTTTACAAGCTTATTTCATGGGACTACTGATTACTCCATTAACACATTTTTTTTGACACACTTTGAGTGTACCATGCTTATGATtgtaattaaaaaaaatacttgcTTATGATTGTAATTTTTTATCTCATTGATAAAATATTGATATAGTAATTGCTCTTCAAATTCTTGTCCTAACGCAACAAAGTGTACCATGCAAAAAAATAGAGACAGGTAGTAATTTACATCTGCTGGTAGATGCTCGCCTGTGAAAGAAGTTCAGCAGATCAAATGTGCTAATTGGAGCACTGCTTACAGCTATTCAAGCAAACTCATTCTTTTTAGATGGTTTGCTGGAAGCATATGCAATCATCATGACAGTTTTCTGTCTAGATAGACTTTTCAATTTTCAGATTTTGAAAGGGGCATATGCTTCACGGTGAAGGTGTATCCAATTATTCATCCAGTTGATGTCCAATATCAGCACCTGAGAATTGAAATGCCAATTTTGTCTGACCTATTGTTTGTCTTAATTGGCTGAACCTAGTTTCATATCAGTTGAACTGTGGCTAAACTTATTGCAGCCACATTATAGTTTACCTCCATTTTCTTTTGGCTACTTGCTACAATCAAAGAGAACTGTAAATTTTAAAATCAAATATTTGCAGAATTTGCTTGGAATTTACACTTAATTAGTTCGAGTTTATGGTGTTTGGAGTATATATGTCTCTGGAATAATTTCCAAGGATATGGTTTAATACTATTATTTGAGTCctgcattttattttatttttgcttTGCGTGTTTTAAAGCTATTGCTGCTCTTGGTCATTGTAATTAACCCTACTGAAACTTGCAGGTTTCCAATGAAGAGGTGAAATGTGTATATGAATGGCGTTATGCCCAAGATGAAAGCTGAGTCAGGCTTTATTATATTTGCCATGTATGTATAATCTTGGTGGATATTTGGCAACAGAAGCAGAAAAAAAGGCTGCTCCAGCCAGTGTTTGTTTCAGTGATTTTGGGCTCTGTTTTCCACAGACAATTTAGTTAATGTCGCCCGGTTAGCTCTATGCTAACTATTCAAGTCACCAACGTGCATTGTTTGTCACGGTATTTTTCATGTACCCATATTGTCTGGAGCCATGTAAGAGTGTTGGCTAAATCATGTACCCGTATTGTCTGTTTTTCGAGGCGCTTTCTATTTTACAGGTTGGCTAAATCATGGGTTTAGCTATCTGATTTTACAAAGTCTATTGAAGTTGCTCTAAAGCTCAAAGTTGAGAATGGTTTGACTCAATATGAGATGAAGACTCATTTTGGGACCGAAGGAGGAAGTGT includes:
- the LOC136458500 gene encoding vacuolar protein sorting-associated protein 32 homolog 2-like, coding for MSMFNRIFGKPKEQANSNALATLDKLNETLDMLEKKEKVLEKKAAAELERAKEFSKAKNKRAAIQSLKRKKLYEQQIEQLGNFQLRIHDQMIMLEAAKATTETVDALRTGAAAMKAMQKATNIDDVDKTMDEINEQTENMKQIQDALSAPLGASADFDEDELEAELEELEGAELESQLLEPVAAPPVHPVYVPANKQPARPAPQKTTAEDDELAALQAEMAL